AGTCAAGATTTTAAGTATTGCTTGTGGAACTGTAACCAGTCTACTGAGCCTGTGTAGCCACAAAAAACTCCCTGTGGACTGAAAAGGTTTTGCTTTTTATTAAATGAAACCTGCCACACTATATTTTAAACTTAAAGGTCATTGTTAATACATCATgattttcatgaaatatgttACTACCAGTACCAGTGTCATTTGACAAATAATCGATGAGATGCAGCCCATGTCATCTGGTCATATCATCCCCTTCTACCTTCTtccatacatgtatgtttgaGGTGACATGGGAGGGTGGGGATATAGTTCCTGGGCTCAAAGTACATAGGGGTCTGGAGAAATCTGGGTGGGGTGATGGGAGAGGTTATTGGAGGAAAGATGTTAAAAAAGTACAACACTCTCCTGTTCATATATTAAGAAGAAACAGAAGGGAACAAACACGGTGTCCATTGATGTAAGTGTCTACAGGGCTAACCTGGCTCTCAAAGTTCAAAGCAGCTAGCCTTCAGACCCCTAGATGTGTTATCCACATTCATGACAATGTCATGTCAGTGTTCACCCTAATGAGTAATGTAGCAGACTTATTCCCATTTTTGCATCAATTGTATTGTTAGCCTAGGTCTATGATTAATGGCTGTTATTGACCTCCCAAAGACTAAGATAATACGGGTAGGCTATTTCTCTTGTTGAGTTTGAAGGTTTATGTTAACTGTGTGACATTTGGCTATGGCCTAACGAATAGGCTTAGTTAGACCCTAGGCTACCCTAAGTTAAGCCTAGCCTAACTCACGTTCGTATTACAAACAAATTGAAGATTTCTGCAATTAATTCCAAAAAACATAAAGTAGATAGAGACATACCTAACTCAGTGCTGTAAGTACCTCTCCGGTAGCAGTAGTCCTACGTATCTCTCCAGTAACTTGATATTTACTTAGCGAAATGACAACTTTCAGTAAGGGAGGAACCAGCCGCCAGTCAAAATCTCTCAGTCAGTATTAGGCCTGTAAGTACAAGGAACTAACAAGGTCTTGTATGTAATATAGTATAGTCCGTGTTAGTATTGTAACACTCATTGACAATGTACAGTTTCTATTCGCAAAGTGTGTATAGGGAGGGAGTTGCTATTCGTGTACGTTGTACGTGCTGTGGTACGTACAAGCCGGATATAAAGTTTCTGGCAACGTAGATagattaaaaaatatatctCTTCCCTATGGTTGTAGTTTAATTTTACAGATGactgaaaattatttttatgattaataaaaagaatttaattaaaattaattcctTCAACGATTTCACTcactaaaacaaaatgaatttcCCAGTACCCTAGCGTTTATATGGAACGTCAAAGTCATTATGTGAATACAAAGTTATCGCTACATAAACATAAACCGTGAAAGTAATTTATCTTCTCGCGCTAATGGCTGATCCTTCGTGGTTAGAATCTTTGAAATCAGCTAAAAAGTCTGTCTTAGTGCAGGATGGTAAGTAACGTTTCACAGTATCTACGTGAGCAAATATTACTTTTTGAGTTACTGTTATTCCCATCAGTCGTTACTAGGACTAGGAGTAGCCTAGGAACAATAGgcacaatacaaatacaatgtaGGCTACAATACAACGGGAACACATGGACCAGTTAAGCAAATGCTTGTATAACTAGAATAGTCACCCAAGATACCAGATAAGGTCTGTGCATGAAAACATCACACGTGACCCACTCTAAACCCCAGCAATGACATGAAGTTTATAAGATCAGCAAATGATGGGGGTCCTACCACCACAATAACGTTAACAGTGATACTGATACTGACTTAGGCCtattactactagtagtagtagcatggtgggctcataattaaCGCACTTAAagggtcacactaattagcgtcaacaggccgatttcacgacaactcacgacaactcaagacaacaagtttaaaataccatcaaatacaattgatgttatcagagtatatctggaaacacgtttaaaactgactggaaccagcgtgcatacatatttttcatgggaaaaaatgtttttgtcgtaaaaattgCCAACTTTGTcataatgttgaattggaaatAGGAACAACATGATCTTATCTTACACAATTGACATGTACTcaaaatatgtatacatgttgCCCTGTTTGTACTCTCATCGCTGTAAGGTCAATTAATGAAATGTGAAATTCTTCAAATTCTAGAGTTATGGAATAAcatctcttttttctctttatcatatagggaaaagaaaaattcactgtatttttcttgataaaaaagaaatggTTGAAGAATATGACGTGAAGACTGGAGATTTGTTAGGTGTGTGAAATGGATCTCCTCTGTTCTATCAATTGATGCACAAATATTGTAATTACAATACATAGGAGTTGTTTGTGTGATATTTTGAACATCAGTTCCAATGTTCATATATCTGAAgaagatttgaagaaaaaaaaacacaaggaATGACAGTCAAGAACAGCATTTTGTGCAAATGTCTGGCTGATACCTCAAGTTCAAATACAATATTGCCAACAGCAATAATCATACTATGCTTTGCTGTAATTATCCTTACACAGACTTCATAAACATTCATGAGTATAATTGTTCtggctttttttttatgtttaagaTAGTTAGTATAAACTAGCCAATAATAAATCCCTTTTTAAAGTAGTCTATGTCACATTAGCTCTTGAACTTTAATCaagttttaatttaaaatattgaacctcttAACGTTGACCAAATGATGTCATTGGTTTCAGTATAAACACTGAAAAGAACTAAAACCAAGATAACAGTAATTGGTCTCAGATCCTACTGGCACGTTGACATCACAGATGTTTATCATGACAGCTCCCAGACCAAGATTTTAAATCTCCGAAACAGAACAAGATATATTCGATAGTTGTTTGGGTGAGATGTTGTTCAAAGATCTCTGTCCTATATAAGCCAATGATGATAGTTGCTTTTGTTTCCACTTTTAAGATCTTCTtaattggctccaattatagcacgcaaTAGCTAGCAAATTTTTGTGAtgacgtaatcgacctgccacgctcgtaaatcgacctcaggctcaacaattagcctgcatagcatCTTAACACCATCAGGCTCTTTGTGTCatcactgtgtggaaatatgcccatgtctacagtgtacagtagttactagttagtcatacagcgttcacacaaagaccctcatacaagaaatgATTAAATATGTGGCAGGttttgcagactaattggtaaaaaagaggtcattttacgaccaaggcaggtcgattatgtaagctcaagaaacttttccatgatagcgtgctatagttggggtctatacagcttAGATCTTTAATATATGACAAAATGGCACATAATGTCAAATATTCATGGTATCATTGAATATTCTCTAATTAGTTTTAATTTGGTTAAATACCCAAAGAGTGCGCTGTACACCTTATCTTTTTTGATTGCATAATACTCAATAGGTTTGCTCAAATTTCTAATAATTTGCAACCAAGTATCAGAAGCTGCCTTAAGCAACAATGAAGCCATTTAACTTTGTCCActtgtattttttctttttcttttttggccaTAAAAAGTTACCACCATGGCATCTAGGATGATATTCGTTTTCTCTGTTGTTCATTCCTTCAAATAGTTAGGAAGTGGAAGAAAAGGAAGGTTCTAGGAGGAGATGGGACATGGGAGTTTGAGGTTGGTGAACAGTTTCGTGCTTCATCACTCCTTAATGAAGATATGCTCAGAGAAAGTAACACCAACGTAAGTTGAACACTTTAAGGACTACGAATTTGTTAACCTTGTATCTTTGCAAAGCTTGCTGCAGTAATCAGAAATTGCATGGcagaaaaatattaaacatcacATGTTTTTGAGAGGTATGTAGTATATAGACTAAATATAGCATACTGTAATTTATTCTGCTCTTAGATCAATGTGTCTTCATTTCACTGTATTATTATGCATTCAGCTTCAGTAGTGTTTTCTTGAAACTTTTATTGTACACAAATGTGTAGCACTAGCACTGCTTCAAATGAAACTTGCTGTTGAATATTCCACTATACTGTTTATTGAGAAATGTACATGTGACTGGCCTGTATACTTGTTAAAACAATTTATTCAGTGTCTCATCGGGAAAAGTTATATCAAAACGTTTTCCATCTTCTCTCTTGAAGCCCATTTTCACAAGAAAGGATAGCAAGGATTGTTTTCAGTGGAGGATAAGGAATCTTTCGTATCCTGTTGAGACTTACACAGTCACAGCAGACAATGATGCAAGGTGTTGCATCATCAGAACTTCAAATAAAAAGTAAGGGTTTGAATTTTTAATATTCACAGGGGTAGAGAAATAAGCATGAATGCAGGTGTCATTATAGAACTGTTACCTAATTTGATGAAggtgaaaacaaaatttttgcagagacacaaaacattttcatcttgACCGATGTCTCGCTCTCATTCTGTTTATGTGTACAACCATCAAAGAACTCCTTTATACCAGAgggttatttatatatactgttaatTTCATGTACAggcattttaatttttaattgtaCACTGTGTAGAGTAAGGAAAGGCAGGGgtgtagcgagcgggggggtgtgggggggtgtcacacccccccaataatttggtcgctgtcggcaaattttgggtctgtcggcaaaaggagaaaaggtgaagagagcggaaggggaagaaagaaggaaagctgaatagaaaaaggagaacgggagcttcttccgtgccaaatttgacttaaaatatgcaccagattgcatctaaggacgttcaaactaatttttccaaaggggaggggtagaccccctacccttagacccctcccccatttcagtcaccacttccagatccgtcggcaaa
Above is a genomic segment from Apostichopus japonicus isolate 1M-3 chromosome 5, ASM3797524v1, whole genome shotgun sequence containing:
- the LOC139967723 gene encoding protein DPCD-like, with translation MADPSWLESLKSAKKSVLVQDGKRKIHCIFLDKKEMVEEYDVKTGDLLVRKWKKRKVLGGDGTWEFEVGEQFRASSLLNEDMLRESNTNPIFTRKDSKDCFQWRIRNLSYPVETYTVTADNDARCCIIRTSNKKYYKKFTIPDLDRIQLPIDQSAITFAHAHNTLIISYKKPPEIHKLEREIKAELQKINTMKEGDVECNPS